One window from the genome of Pseudonocardia hierapolitana encodes:
- a CDS encoding D-arabinono-1,4-lactone oxidase yields the protein MQPPEPWSNWAGNITYRPARLFEPTTPEEVVDIVAAASTQGRTVRAAGTSHSSTPLSLTGDTIVNLGRMAGITGVDRAAHRVSLLPGTRVNAIGPALWEHGLALKNQGDIDAQQFAGAISTGTHGSGRRLQSFSGSVRGLTAVTGTGEVVTIDDSDHDRLAAAQVGLGLTGIFTSIDLDVRDAFFIHEAIRYWTLDELYERWDEEFERRLHFSFFWYPAHASPGIFNMRVPDDGRDLADTVYVKRYDEVPLDAADDLAAFKELPADRVDRPYRIYPEIPTDVFHELEYMIPFEHGKKAMAELREFLYTRFPDNIHPVEVRCVARDTAYLSPQYERDNIVIAVHCDDLATGEPFLRAVSDLLAPYGARPHWGKLHWFDDDHLEAAFPALDRFRRVRREIDPQGTFLNDYLRPLFT from the coding sequence ATGCAGCCCCCCGAGCCCTGGTCAAACTGGGCCGGCAACATCACCTACCGCCCCGCCCGGCTGTTCGAGCCGACCACTCCCGAGGAAGTCGTGGACATCGTCGCTGCGGCGTCCACGCAGGGGCGGACGGTTCGCGCGGCGGGCACGTCGCACTCGTCGACCCCGCTCAGTCTGACCGGGGACACCATCGTGAACCTCGGACGGATGGCCGGCATCACCGGCGTCGACCGCGCCGCCCACCGGGTGTCGCTGCTTCCGGGCACCCGGGTGAACGCCATCGGTCCAGCGCTGTGGGAGCACGGCCTCGCGCTCAAGAACCAGGGCGACATCGACGCCCAGCAGTTCGCAGGAGCGATCAGCACCGGCACCCACGGCTCGGGTCGTCGGCTGCAGAGCTTCTCCGGATCCGTCCGCGGCCTGACCGCCGTCACCGGTACCGGCGAGGTCGTCACGATCGACGACTCCGACCACGACCGCCTCGCCGCAGCCCAGGTCGGGCTGGGCCTGACGGGCATCTTCACCAGCATCGACCTCGATGTGCGGGATGCGTTCTTCATCCACGAGGCCATTCGCTACTGGACGCTGGACGAGCTCTACGAGCGGTGGGACGAGGAGTTCGAGCGCCGCTTGCACTTCTCGTTCTTCTGGTATCCCGCGCACGCCTCGCCCGGCATCTTCAACATGCGGGTGCCGGACGACGGCCGCGACCTCGCCGACACCGTCTACGTGAAGCGGTACGACGAGGTGCCCCTCGACGCCGCCGATGACCTGGCCGCATTCAAGGAGTTGCCGGCCGACCGCGTGGACCGGCCCTACCGCATCTACCCCGAGATCCCGACCGACGTGTTCCACGAGCTCGAATACATGATCCCGTTCGAGCACGGCAAGAAGGCGATGGCGGAGCTGCGTGAATTCCTCTACACGCGCTTCCCAGACAACATCCACCCCGTCGAGGTGCGCTGCGTCGCCCGCGACACCGCCTACCTCTCCCCGCAGTACGAGCGGGACAACATCGTGATCGCCGTGCACTGCGACGACCTGGCCACCGGCGAACCGTTCCTCCGGGCCGTCAGTGACCTGCTCGCCCCCTACGGCGCCCGCCCGCACTGGGGAAAACTCCACTGGTTCGACGACGACCACCTCGAAGCGGCTTTCCCGGCACTGGACCGGTTCCGCCGTGTCCGTCGCGAGATCGACCCACAGGGAACGTTCCTCAACGACTACCTCCGCCCGCTCTTCACCTGA
- a CDS encoding MaoC family dehydratase, which produces MSDLLTPEQAGTARFWFEDYAVGQAFRSHGRTITDADIRTYLGATGTDHPNHTDEEYCRAHPLLEGVCAPGVLVLGIVDGFIADTVTRYMSSSMNYGHDRIRYLRPVYVRDTLHAEIRVAACTVRDDTWGVVTVEATARNQRDEPVLFDSHLLIVQRRP; this is translated from the coding sequence TTGTCTGACCTCCTGACACCGGAGCAGGCCGGTACGGCCCGGTTCTGGTTCGAGGACTACGCGGTCGGCCAGGCCTTCCGCAGCCACGGCCGCACGATCACGGACGCGGACATCCGCACCTATCTCGGCGCAACGGGCACCGATCACCCCAACCACACCGACGAGGAGTACTGCCGGGCCCACCCACTGCTGGAGGGCGTGTGCGCTCCCGGAGTGCTCGTGCTGGGCATCGTGGACGGGTTCATCGCCGACACGGTCACCCGCTACATGTCGTCGTCGATGAACTACGGCCACGACCGGATCCGGTACCTGCGCCCGGTGTACGTGCGCGACACCCTGCACGCCGAGATCCGGGTGGCGGCGTGCACGGTCCGGGACGACACCTGGGGCGTCGTGACCGTCGAGGCGACGGCCCGCAACCAACGCGACGAGCCGGTGCTCTTCGACTCCCACCTGTTGATCGTCCAGCGCCGTCCTTGA
- a CDS encoding CaiB/BaiF CoA transferase family protein: MPPPPADLRLLDGVRIVAFATFLIGPAAVQYLADMGADVIKIEEPSRGPHERHWAGAGTFVNGVSAFFLMSNRNMRSVAIDLKSDAGRAAALDLCAGADVVVSNFRPEVMTRLGLDYATLSARKPDLIYASASGFGVESPYRHLPGQDLILQSMTGLAAMTGPAGAPIAAGAAVVDQHAAALLAMGILAALHHRQATGEGQQLETTMVQAALDLQSEAYALHLNGAKLARPERTLATAYHEAPYGFYAVSDGYIALSMSPIARISEALGGPPELAPYLDPTTAFSQRQEIADALAPLLTRFTRDDLLALLREHGIWCAPVNDYAEALEDPIVEWLDPVAGFTHPQAGEVRVVKHPITYGTGSFAVRQVPAELGEHTREVLAEAGYTDERIDALAREGVVRVV, encoded by the coding sequence ATGCCCCCGCCACCTGCTGATCTGCGCCTGCTCGACGGCGTGCGCATCGTCGCGTTCGCCACGTTCCTGATCGGCCCCGCCGCGGTGCAGTACCTGGCCGACATGGGCGCGGACGTCATCAAGATCGAGGAGCCGTCCCGCGGTCCGCACGAGCGGCACTGGGCGGGCGCCGGCACCTTCGTGAACGGCGTGAGCGCCTTCTTCCTGATGAGCAACCGGAACATGCGCAGCGTCGCGATCGACCTGAAGTCCGATGCGGGCCGGGCCGCAGCGCTCGACCTGTGCGCCGGCGCCGACGTCGTCGTGTCGAACTTCCGGCCCGAGGTCATGACGCGGCTCGGCCTCGACTACGCCACGCTGTCGGCGCGCAAGCCGGACCTCATCTACGCCTCGGCATCCGGGTTCGGGGTCGAGAGCCCGTACCGGCACCTGCCCGGCCAGGACCTGATCCTGCAGTCGATGACCGGTTTGGCCGCGATGACCGGTCCGGCCGGGGCCCCGATCGCCGCGGGTGCGGCGGTGGTCGACCAGCACGCCGCGGCGCTGCTCGCCATGGGCATCCTCGCCGCGCTCCACCACCGGCAGGCGACGGGGGAGGGCCAGCAACTGGAGACGACCATGGTGCAGGCGGCGCTCGACCTGCAGTCGGAGGCGTACGCGCTGCACCTGAACGGTGCGAAGCTCGCCCGCCCCGAGCGCACGCTCGCCACGGCCTATCACGAAGCCCCCTACGGGTTCTACGCCGTGTCGGACGGCTACATCGCGCTCTCGATGTCGCCGATCGCGCGGATCAGCGAGGCGCTCGGCGGCCCGCCCGAGCTCGCGCCGTACCTCGATCCGACGACCGCTTTCTCCCAGCGGCAGGAGATCGCCGATGCCTTGGCGCCGCTGCTCACCCGCTTCACCCGTGACGACCTGCTCGCCCTGCTCCGGGAGCACGGGATCTGGTGCGCGCCGGTCAACGACTACGCGGAGGCACTCGAGGATCCGATCGTCGAGTGGCTCGACCCGGTCGCCGGCTTCACGCATCCGCAGGCCGGCGAGGTCAGGGTGGTCAAGCACCCCATCACGTACGGCACCGGCAGCTTCGCGGTGCGGCAGGTACCAGCGGAGCTCGGCGAGCACACGCGAGAAGTGCTCGCCGAAGCGGGATACACCGACGAGCGCATCGACGCGCTCGCGCGGGAGGGGGTCGTGCGCGTTGTCTGA
- a CDS encoding IclR family transcriptional regulator codes for MKGTVDVTAGEGDARSTRRVQSVDHAVDLLEAIAAGPADGLGVSELARQTGLSKATTHHLLITLESRRLVLRDAHSATYRLGWALHELGTLVSQSVDVARAARPFLDELALETGESILLGVRVDRTVQYVDRGDARSGFTMQATTGMRSLLHTNASGKLLLAHADDEFIKGYLADPLESFTPQTITEPQRIADQLAEIRDTGFATCWQERERGLCSIAVGVRDFTGGTVAALTVAGPAGRVTPDDMDRYLVPLRAAARQIENRLGAPAAG; via the coding sequence ATGAAGGGGACCGTGGACGTGACGGCAGGCGAAGGCGACGCCCGCTCGACCCGCCGTGTCCAGTCGGTCGACCACGCGGTGGACCTGCTCGAAGCGATCGCCGCCGGACCGGCGGACGGCCTGGGTGTCAGCGAACTGGCCCGGCAGACCGGGCTGAGCAAGGCGACGACGCACCACCTGCTGATCACGCTCGAATCCCGCAGGCTGGTGCTGCGCGATGCGCACTCGGCGACCTACCGACTCGGGTGGGCGCTGCACGAGCTCGGCACCCTCGTCTCCCAGTCCGTCGACGTGGCCCGCGCCGCTCGTCCGTTCCTCGACGAGCTCGCGCTCGAGACCGGCGAGTCGATCCTGCTGGGGGTCCGCGTGGACCGCACGGTGCAGTACGTCGATCGCGGCGATGCGCGCAGCGGGTTCACCATGCAGGCCACCACCGGCATGCGATCGCTGCTGCACACCAACGCCTCGGGCAAGCTGCTGCTGGCCCACGCCGACGACGAGTTCATCAAGGGCTACCTCGCCGACCCCCTCGAGTCGTTCACCCCGCAGACCATCACCGAGCCGCAGCGCATCGCCGACCAGCTCGCCGAGATCCGCGACACGGGCTTCGCCACCTGCTGGCAGGAACGGGAACGAGGGCTCTGCTCGATCGCGGTCGGCGTCCGCGACTTCACCGGCGGAACGGTCGCCGCGTTGACCGTCGCCGGACCGGCCGGCCGGGTCACCCCCGACGACATGGACCGCTACCTCGTGCCGCTGCGTGCCGCGGCCCGCCAGATCGAGAACCGGCTGGGCGCTCCCGCCGCCGGCTGA
- a CDS encoding APC family permease has product MSDDAPSTTLKADAVGTAGIAFFVLAFAAPLTGIIGLGPITLGEGGSPGAPGAFLLTTLILLVFSVGFAAMSREHAGPGGFAVYVGKAFGERAARGATGVAVIGYNTFLGGSVALFSASTANVLTGRYGIDLPWWVYGLTALAAIAVLGYREVKLSVRVLGVLLVAEVVIVLVLDAVVLATGGADGLDVDGFSPTAMTQGGIGIVFLMAFAAFVGFEATTLFGEEARDRQRTIPRATYLAVAIVGTFYVLSMWVLQLGWGAETATAASTDPANFLFALNTAFVGQWSTDIMQWLVLSSIFAATLSLHGSLSRYLFAMGRGGMLPAALGTTHRRMKSPHLASLTQTGVTTTLTVLMVVSGADLLSVIYPWMVGIGSVAILVLYVAASISVCVSLRRSPTETRLWVTTIAPITAAIAMGAVLVLAIVNYGFLTGTTNPVANSLWLLAPLAGLVGYAVRPRRRGVEPSAGVPHDAGAGAGAGR; this is encoded by the coding sequence ATGAGCGACGACGCACCGTCGACGACCCTCAAGGCCGACGCGGTCGGGACCGCGGGGATCGCGTTCTTCGTCCTCGCGTTCGCCGCGCCGCTCACCGGCATCATCGGGCTCGGTCCGATCACCCTCGGGGAAGGCGGGAGCCCCGGCGCACCCGGTGCGTTCCTCCTGACGACGTTGATCCTGCTCGTCTTCTCCGTCGGCTTCGCGGCGATGAGCCGCGAGCACGCAGGACCAGGCGGCTTCGCCGTCTACGTCGGCAAAGCCTTCGGCGAGCGGGCAGCCCGCGGGGCCACGGGCGTCGCCGTCATCGGCTACAACACGTTCCTCGGTGGCAGCGTCGCCCTCTTCTCCGCGAGCACGGCGAACGTGCTGACCGGCCGCTACGGCATCGATCTCCCGTGGTGGGTGTACGGCCTCACGGCCCTCGCCGCCATCGCCGTGCTCGGCTACCGGGAGGTGAAGCTCAGCGTTCGGGTGCTCGGCGTGCTCCTGGTCGCGGAGGTCGTCATCGTGCTCGTCCTCGACGCGGTCGTACTCGCCACGGGCGGCGCCGACGGCCTCGACGTCGACGGCTTCTCCCCCACCGCGATGACGCAGGGCGGGATCGGGATCGTGTTCCTCATGGCGTTCGCCGCGTTCGTCGGCTTCGAAGCGACCACCCTGTTCGGCGAAGAAGCCCGCGACCGGCAGCGGACGATCCCGCGCGCCACCTACCTCGCCGTCGCGATCGTCGGCACCTTCTACGTGCTGTCCATGTGGGTGCTCCAGCTCGGCTGGGGGGCCGAGACGGCCACCGCGGCGTCGACCGATCCGGCCAACTTCTTGTTCGCGCTCAACACGGCCTTCGTCGGCCAGTGGTCCACCGACATCATGCAGTGGCTCGTGCTCTCCAGCATCTTCGCCGCCACGCTCTCCCTGCACGGATCGCTGTCGCGCTACCTGTTCGCGATGGGCCGGGGCGGGATGCTCCCGGCCGCGCTCGGCACCACGCACCGGCGGATGAAGTCACCTCACCTCGCGAGCCTCACCCAGACCGGCGTCACGACCACGCTCACGGTGCTCATGGTCGTGTCGGGTGCCGATCTCCTCAGCGTCATCTACCCCTGGATGGTCGGCATCGGCTCGGTCGCGATCCTCGTGCTGTACGTCGCCGCGTCGATCTCCGTGTGCGTGTCCCTCCGGCGGTCGCCCACCGAGACCCGGCTCTGGGTCACCACGATCGCGCCGATCACCGCCGCGATCGCGATGGGAGCCGTCCTGGTCCTCGCGATCGTCAACTACGGGTTCCTCACCGGCACGACCAACCCCGTCGCCAACTCGCTCTGGCTGCTCGCACCGCTCGCCGGGCTGGTCGGGTACGCCGTCCGCCCTCGCCGGCGCGGCGTCGAGCCGTCCGCCGGCGTGCCGCACGACGCCGGCGCCGGCGCCGGCGCCGGAAGATGA